In a single window of the Azospirillum thiophilum genome:
- the fba gene encoding class II fructose-bisphosphate aldolase (catalyzes the reversible aldol condensation of dihydroxyacetonephosphate and glyceraldehyde 3-phosphate in the Calvin cycle, glycolysis, and/or gluconeogenesis) — protein sequence MALISLRQLLDHAAGHGYGVPAFNINNMEQIQAIMQAADDCASPVILQASAGARKYAGEPFLRHMVQAAVEMWPHIPVCLHQDHGASPAVCQQAIRSGFTSVMMDGSLLEDMKTPAGYDYNIRVTRQVVEQAHAVGVSVEGELGCLGSLETGRAGEEDGSGAAGTLSREQLLTDPEQAADFVGRTGVDALAIAIGTSHGAYKFSRRPTGEVLAIDRIRAIHARIPDTHLVMHGSSSVPQEWLEIIRAHGGSIRETYGVPVEEIREGIRNGVRKVNIDTDIRLAMSGSLRRAMMTRAEEFDPRKFLAEATAAARALCRERFEAFGSAGQAERIAPLPLERMAARASAASAAMVFAALERRSPAGAALPGH from the coding sequence ATGGCCCTCATCTCCCTGCGACAGCTCCTCGACCATGCCGCCGGGCATGGCTACGGCGTGCCGGCCTTCAACATCAACAACATGGAACAGATCCAGGCGATCATGCAGGCGGCGGACGACTGCGCCAGCCCGGTGATCCTCCAGGCTTCCGCCGGGGCGCGCAAATATGCCGGTGAGCCCTTCCTGCGCCACATGGTCCAGGCGGCGGTGGAGATGTGGCCGCACATCCCGGTCTGCCTGCACCAGGACCATGGCGCCAGCCCGGCAGTCTGCCAACAGGCGATCCGTTCCGGCTTCACCAGCGTGATGATGGACGGCTCGCTGCTGGAGGACATGAAGACGCCGGCCGGCTATGACTACAACATCCGCGTCACCCGCCAGGTGGTCGAGCAGGCCCACGCCGTCGGCGTGTCGGTTGAGGGGGAGCTCGGCTGCCTCGGCTCGCTGGAGACCGGGCGGGCAGGGGAGGAGGACGGCTCCGGCGCCGCCGGCACGCTGTCGCGCGAACAGCTGCTGACCGACCCGGAGCAGGCGGCCGATTTCGTAGGGCGGACCGGCGTCGACGCGCTCGCCATCGCCATCGGCACCAGCCACGGCGCCTACAAGTTCAGCCGCCGCCCGACCGGCGAGGTGCTGGCCATCGACCGCATCCGCGCCATCCATGCCCGCATCCCCGACACCCATCTGGTGATGCACGGCTCGTCCTCGGTGCCGCAGGAGTGGCTGGAGATCATCCGCGCCCATGGCGGCAGCATCCGCGAGACCTACGGCGTCCCGGTCGAGGAGATCCGCGAGGGCATCCGCAACGGCGTGCGCAAGGTCAACATCGACACCGACATCCGCCTCGCCATGAGCGGCAGCCTGCGCCGCGCGATGATGACGCGGGCCGAGGAGTTCGACCCGCGCAAGTTCCTGGCCGAGGCGACCGCGGCGGCCCGCGCCCTCTGCCGCGAGCGCTTCGAGGCGTTCGGCTCGGCCGGGCAGGCGGAGCGGATCGCGCCGTTGCCGCTGGAGCGCATGGCCGCCCGCGCGTCGGCCGCCTCCGCCGCGATGGTGTTCGCCGCGCTGGAGCGGCGCTCCCCGGCCGGGGCCGCACTGCCGGGCCACTGA
- a CDS encoding HlyD family type I secretion periplasmic adaptor subunit has product MAASDLARPTGKSLSADDATLSLVRATIIVLVLLLAALLAWATLMPVKEAVVTAGQVVPSGNAQVVQHLEGGIVASILVKDSDLVEAGQPLVIFDPKQVQAERDQMNARLLTLDLRAERLRAFAAGREPDFAHAAAADAIQMAPPTAPPMAAQAEAQVADQQLIYDTQRQARDTAIAVLRSQVSQREAELALYEGQLASIKDQITLITGSVDIRNKLESMGLSSKLQSLETQREQSRLMGEQRRIEGQIIATQQAITEAGNRILDQSAKLSQDAVTEMGTVTAEIAQLREARAKLDDRAQRLTVLSPVRGLVQDLRVNTVGAVVPEGGVLMQVVPVDHEMTVEAHVTPRDVGQLHVGLEATVKVLTYDFARYGAIPGTLLRISASTFLDEQHRPYYKAIIGLSRNHVGRDDVHHPVLPGMTTQVEMTTGERSLLEYLLKPIYFALSDSFNER; this is encoded by the coding sequence ATGGCCGCTTCCGACCTCGCCCGCCCCACCGGCAAATCGCTCAGCGCCGACGATGCGACGCTGTCGCTGGTCCGCGCCACCATCATCGTGCTGGTCCTGCTGCTGGCGGCCCTGCTGGCCTGGGCCACGCTGATGCCGGTCAAGGAGGCGGTCGTCACCGCCGGGCAGGTGGTGCCGTCCGGCAACGCCCAGGTCGTCCAGCATCTGGAGGGCGGCATCGTCGCGTCGATCCTGGTCAAGGACAGCGATCTGGTGGAGGCCGGCCAACCGCTGGTCATCTTCGACCCCAAGCAGGTCCAGGCCGAGCGCGACCAGATGAACGCCCGGCTGCTGACGCTCGACCTGCGGGCGGAGCGGCTGCGCGCCTTCGCCGCCGGGCGCGAGCCGGACTTCGCCCATGCCGCCGCGGCCGACGCCATCCAGATGGCGCCCCCCACGGCGCCCCCCATGGCGGCGCAGGCGGAGGCGCAGGTCGCCGACCAGCAGCTGATCTACGACACCCAGCGCCAGGCGCGTGACACCGCCATCGCCGTGCTGCGCTCCCAGGTATCGCAGCGCGAGGCCGAGCTGGCGCTGTACGAGGGCCAGCTCGCCAGCATCAAGGATCAGATCACGCTGATCACCGGCTCGGTCGACATCCGCAACAAGCTGGAATCGATGGGCCTGTCGTCCAAGCTGCAATCGCTGGAGACCCAGCGCGAGCAGTCGCGCCTGATGGGCGAGCAGCGGCGGATCGAGGGCCAGATCATCGCCACCCAGCAGGCGATCACCGAGGCCGGAAACCGCATCCTCGACCAATCGGCCAAGCTGTCGCAGGACGCCGTGACCGAGATGGGCACCGTCACCGCCGAGATCGCGCAGCTGCGCGAGGCCCGCGCCAAGCTGGACGACCGCGCCCAGCGGCTGACCGTGCTGTCGCCGGTGCGCGGGCTGGTGCAGGACCTGCGCGTCAACACCGTCGGCGCCGTGGTGCCGGAAGGCGGCGTGCTGATGCAGGTCGTGCCGGTCGACCATGAGATGACGGTGGAGGCCCATGTCACCCCGCGCGACGTCGGCCAGCTCCATGTCGGGCTGGAGGCGACGGTGAAGGTCCTGACCTATGATTTCGCCCGCTACGGCGCCATTCCCGGCACGCTGCTGCGCATCTCCGCCTCGACCTTCCTCGACGAGCAGCACCGCCCCTACTACAAGGCGATCATCGGGCTGAGCCGCAACCATGTCGGCCGCGACGACGTCCACCATCCGGTGCTGCCCGGCATGACCACCCAGGTCGAGATGACCACCGGCGAGCGGTCGCTGCTGGAATATCTGCTGAAGCCGATCTACTTCGCGCTGTCGGACAGCTTCAACGAACGGTGA
- a CDS encoding peptidase domain-containing ABC transporter: protein MQSVPQSASRTVPPAGAAALAASDRDRAAETAARRLLSGMLGPRRDRSMLILASFALNVFGLALPVTLLHVYDRILPNESYGTMLLLGIGCGAAAVMEAVLRVARSALTTWMGARIEHQSSAALIDRLMHMPLNAFSQQGIGTHFEVYRAIKTVREFYAGQALQSAIDIPFAALYLGLIALLAGWLAVIPLAVLGLFLVVGTVLGRKMRRALESRHTLEERRLNFISEVLGGVHTVKGLGAEAGLLRRHERLQQGCSEEDFAVARLSGSASVVATTLAQATMMLVVILGSVSVIDGAMTTGVLTACSMLAGRCVQPVQALFDRWVRYQSVSLALRRIGHVLLEVGSDGAGATAGTMAAASGGEVAAALAGGSIEMDKVAFAYGRGPEILSDLSLSVGPGEFLGVVATNSTGKTTLLRLILGVLRPTAGEVRVGVRANAGGDAMAGIGGVVYVGEHPELFKGTILQNLTLFDPSRADLAMEVCRRFGLDRRIASLPQGYETIVGDASQEALPRGARQMICLARALVREPAVLLLDEPNSSLDTESDKVFRRALEEMRGSVTILLVSSRPSLLTLADRVVQIVDGRAVSRPQQGADGAVGVGAQPVLVASGGGAADPAPKPGAEPGAEPIRAAHDDGDALRRRLSQASAVGACMIPLLDALGWRGAPQTLAEALPHFSEVQSVEELCDVLQRLHFDGRSVRVDLARLDASLLPCLFRGRDGTVLTLLSAEAGGVTAFDGRSHSTVTLYTGKGTAYVFTPLETAAGAGTQNWVGTVVQGFLPLLWAVLGLSAVINLLSIAAPLFTMAIYDKVIATGSFDTLATIAVGAALVVAGDFALRQIRGRALAHAGSRIARTISNATIDRILMLPVGMSERAAIGTQIARVKDLESIRDFISQGQVAALFDVPFALFYLGVMAVLGGPLALVPLAAVLLTAGIGAAVHPLVRARTGTTARADTERQEFFVEMVAKMPALRAIGGLAHWRDRYDRLSARTARSGHAAANLSATHASLAGLVVPVAGLATVGVGALQVFAGTMTPGALMASMMLLWRVMVPLQTAVSMLPRIEQLRANARQINSLMSIRPEREPRCATLQPRKVKGEVSLSRVSLRYRNDADPALVGVSFSVRPGQIVAIVGPDGAGKSSLLKVMLGLYAPQAGNVRIDGVDIRQMDPIDLRKSIGYVPQASTLFYGTVAQNLRFADQTADDAELRWALSLAGALDEVEALPRGLDTRIGDNQSLRLSPSLTQKICLARAYIRRPRILLLDEPASRLDFEGDKALQAALAALRGHSTIFLVTHRPSHLTLADTVLTMDAGMIAPAAPAGGLPGPRPGGPGGGPGSGPGGGNSVANGIAGALLGGAALQRPSGIAATPPR, encoded by the coding sequence TTGCAGTCCGTTCCTCAGTCCGCCTCCCGTACCGTACCGCCCGCCGGCGCTGCCGCACTGGCCGCGTCCGACCGCGACCGGGCCGCAGAGACCGCCGCACGCCGGCTGCTGTCCGGCATGCTGGGGCCACGCCGCGACCGCTCGATGCTGATCCTGGCATCCTTCGCGCTGAACGTCTTCGGGCTGGCGCTGCCGGTGACGCTGCTGCATGTCTATGACCGCATCCTGCCCAACGAGTCCTACGGCACCATGCTGCTGCTCGGCATCGGCTGCGGCGCAGCGGCGGTGATGGAGGCGGTGCTGCGGGTGGCACGCTCGGCGCTGACCACCTGGATGGGGGCGCGGATCGAGCACCAGTCGAGCGCGGCGCTGATCGACCGGCTGATGCACATGCCGCTGAACGCCTTTTCCCAGCAGGGCATCGGCACGCATTTCGAGGTCTACCGCGCCATCAAGACGGTGCGCGAGTTCTATGCCGGCCAGGCCCTGCAATCGGCGATCGACATCCCCTTCGCGGCGCTCTACCTCGGGCTGATCGCGCTGCTGGCCGGCTGGCTGGCGGTGATCCCGCTGGCGGTGCTGGGGCTGTTCCTGGTGGTCGGCACCGTGCTGGGCCGGAAGATGCGCCGGGCGCTGGAAAGCCGCCACACGCTGGAAGAGCGCCGGCTGAACTTCATCAGCGAGGTGCTGGGCGGCGTCCACACGGTGAAGGGGCTGGGGGCGGAGGCAGGCCTGCTGCGCCGCCACGAGCGGTTGCAACAGGGATGCAGCGAGGAGGATTTCGCCGTCGCCCGGCTGAGCGGCTCCGCCTCGGTCGTCGCCACCACGCTGGCGCAGGCGACCATGATGCTGGTGGTCATCCTCGGCAGCGTGTCGGTGATCGACGGGGCGATGACGACCGGCGTGCTGACCGCCTGCTCGATGCTGGCCGGACGCTGCGTCCAGCCGGTGCAGGCGCTGTTCGACCGCTGGGTGCGCTACCAGTCGGTGTCGCTCGCCCTGCGCCGCATCGGCCATGTCCTGCTGGAGGTCGGGTCGGACGGTGCGGGCGCGACTGCCGGCACTATGGCGGCTGCCTCCGGTGGCGAGGTCGCGGCGGCGCTGGCCGGCGGCTCCATCGAGATGGACAAGGTCGCCTTCGCCTATGGCCGCGGGCCGGAAATCCTGAGCGACCTGTCGCTCAGCGTCGGACCCGGCGAGTTCCTCGGCGTGGTCGCCACCAACTCGACCGGCAAGACCACGCTGCTGCGGCTGATCCTGGGCGTGCTGCGCCCGACCGCGGGCGAGGTGCGGGTGGGGGTGCGCGCCAACGCGGGCGGCGACGCCATGGCCGGCATCGGCGGCGTCGTCTATGTCGGCGAGCATCCCGAGCTGTTCAAAGGCACCATCCTGCAGAACCTGACCCTGTTCGACCCGAGCCGGGCCGATCTGGCGATGGAGGTGTGCCGCCGCTTCGGGCTGGACCGCCGCATCGCCAGCCTGCCGCAGGGCTATGAGACCATCGTCGGCGATGCCTCGCAGGAGGCGCTGCCGCGCGGCGCCCGGCAGATGATCTGTCTCGCCCGCGCGCTGGTCCGCGAGCCGGCGGTGCTGCTGCTGGACGAGCCGAACTCCTCGCTCGACACCGAATCCGACAAGGTGTTCCGCCGCGCGCTGGAGGAGATGCGCGGCAGCGTCACCATCCTGCTGGTGAGCAGCCGCCCGTCGCTGCTGACGCTGGCCGACCGGGTGGTGCAGATCGTCGACGGCCGCGCGGTCAGCCGGCCCCAGCAGGGCGCGGACGGCGCCGTGGGGGTTGGGGCGCAGCCGGTGCTGGTCGCGAGCGGCGGCGGCGCGGCGGATCCTGCTCCCAAGCCCGGTGCCGAGCCCGGTGCCGAGCCGATCCGGGCGGCGCATGACGACGGTGATGCCCTGCGTCGGCGGCTGTCGCAGGCCTCGGCGGTCGGCGCCTGCATGATCCCGCTGCTGGACGCGCTGGGCTGGCGCGGCGCCCCGCAGACCCTGGCCGAGGCCCTGCCCCACTTCTCCGAGGTGCAGTCGGTCGAGGAGCTGTGCGACGTCCTCCAGCGCCTGCATTTCGACGGGCGCAGCGTCCGCGTCGACCTCGCCCGCCTCGACGCCTCGCTGCTGCCCTGTCTGTTCCGCGGCCGCGACGGCACGGTCCTGACGCTGCTGTCCGCCGAGGCCGGCGGCGTCACCGCCTTCGACGGCCGGTCGCACAGCACGGTCACGCTCTATACCGGCAAGGGCACCGCCTATGTCTTCACCCCGCTGGAGACGGCGGCCGGCGCCGGGACGCAGAACTGGGTCGGCACGGTCGTCCAGGGCTTCCTGCCGCTGCTGTGGGCGGTGCTGGGCCTGAGCGCCGTCATCAACCTGCTGTCGATCGCCGCGCCGCTCTTCACCATGGCGATCTACGACAAGGTGATCGCCACCGGGTCGTTCGACACACTGGCGACCATCGCGGTCGGGGCGGCGCTGGTGGTGGCGGGCGATTTCGCCCTGCGCCAGATCCGCGGCCGGGCGCTGGCCCATGCCGGCTCGCGCATCGCCCGGACGATCAGCAACGCCACCATCGACCGCATCCTGATGCTGCCGGTCGGCATGAGCGAGCGCGCCGCCATCGGCACCCAGATCGCCCGGGTCAAGGATCTGGAATCGATCCGCGACTTCATCAGCCAGGGACAGGTCGCGGCGCTGTTCGACGTGCCCTTCGCCCTGTTCTACCTGGGGGTGATGGCGGTGCTGGGCGGGCCTCTGGCGCTGGTGCCGCTGGCCGCCGTGCTGCTGACCGCCGGCATCGGCGCCGCCGTCCATCCGCTGGTGCGCGCCCGCACCGGCACGACCGCGCGGGCCGACACCGAGCGCCAGGAATTCTTCGTCGAGATGGTCGCCAAGATGCCGGCGCTGCGCGCCATCGGCGGGCTGGCCCATTGGCGCGACCGCTACGACCGGCTGTCGGCCCGCACCGCGCGGTCGGGCCATGCCGCGGCCAACCTGTCGGCGACCCATGCCTCGCTGGCCGGGCTGGTGGTGCCGGTCGCGGGTCTCGCCACCGTCGGCGTCGGCGCGCTCCAGGTCTTCGCCGGGACGATGACGCCGGGCGCCCTGATGGCGTCGATGATGCTGCTGTGGCGGGTGATGGTGCCGTTGCAGACCGCGGTGTCGATGCTGCCGCGCATCGAGCAGCTGCGCGCCAACGCCCGCCAGATCAACAGCCTGATGAGCATCCGGCCGGAACGCGAGCCGCGCTGCGCCACCCTGCAACCGCGCAAGGTGAAGGGCGAGGTCAGCCTCTCCCGCGTGTCGCTGCGCTACCGCAACGACGCCGACCCGGCGCTGGTCGGCGTGTCCTTCTCGGTCAGGCCGGGGCAGATCGTCGCCATCGTCGGGCCGGACGGCGCCGGCAAATCGTCGCTGCTGAAGGTCATGCTGGGGCTCTATGCCCCGCAGGCCGGCAATGTGCGGATCGACGGCGTCGACATCCGCCAGATGGACCCGATCGACCTGCGCAAGTCGATCGGCTATGTCCCGCAGGCCAGCACGCTGTTCTACGGCACCGTGGCGCAGAACCTGCGCTTCGCCGACCAGACCGCCGACGATGCCGAGCTGCGCTGGGCGCTGTCGCTGGCCGGGGCGCTGGACGAGGTGGAGGCGCTGCCGCGCGGGCTCGACACCCGCATCGGCGACAACCAGTCGCTGCGCCTGTCGCCCAGCCTGACGCAGAAGATCTGCCTCGCCCGCGCCTATATCCGCCGGCCGCGCATCCTGCTGCTCGACGAGCCGGCCAGCCGGCTGGATTTCGAGGGCGACAAGGCGCTTCAGGCGGCGCTGGCCGCACTGCGCGGCCACAGCACCATCTTCCTGGTCACCCACCGGCCGAGCCACCTGACGCTGGCCGACACGGTGCTGACCATGGATGCAGGCATGATCGCCCCAGCCGCCCCGGCCGGCGGCCTGCCCGGCCCGCGTCCCGGCGGTCCAGGGGGCGGCCCAGGGAGCGGTCCGGGAGGCGGGAACAGCGTCGCCAACGGCATCGCCGGGGCGTTGCTGGGCGGGGCGGCGCTCCAGCGCCCGTCCGGCATCGCCGCCACGCCGCCGCGCTGA